In Paenibacillus hexagrammi, the following are encoded in one genomic region:
- a CDS encoding nucleotidyltransferase-like protein translates to MGIDKEQLLLKFRSDEQIISVMSVDNPKQLPALTDGFDILLLIITSNLSLNNYTFNYIREDLRIQERWIEPATLEQWIRNGENRNIIHWLLKGEILLDHHTYLEGLRHRMLEFPADLREHKLLIEFSLFLRKYLQSKEYLLDEHLLDAFNNILEALHHWARIVIIEEGYHPEITVWKQIRSINPGVYKLYEELTMSKETIKQRVQLVLLACEFSVMSKMERCCKGIITVLAENEKPVSVEELQLHPLLIEVSAELPLLLNKLVKKGLIKEVAVPMDDDISELELKYTTL, encoded by the coding sequence ATGGGAATCGATAAAGAGCAGCTATTGCTTAAGTTCCGCAGTGACGAACAAATTATCAGTGTCATGTCGGTTGATAACCCTAAGCAGCTTCCCGCGCTGACAGACGGGTTCGATATACTGCTTCTCATAATTACAAGTAATCTGAGTCTGAACAATTATACTTTTAATTATATAAGAGAGGACCTTCGTATACAAGAAAGATGGATTGAGCCGGCTACACTTGAGCAATGGATTCGGAACGGAGAGAACCGTAATATCATTCATTGGCTGTTAAAAGGGGAGATACTTCTGGATCACCATACATACTTAGAAGGCCTTCGCCATAGAATGCTTGAATTTCCTGCGGATTTACGAGAACACAAACTACTTATTGAATTTTCATTATTTCTGCGAAAATACCTGCAAAGTAAGGAATACCTTCTTGATGAGCATTTGCTGGATGCTTTCAACAACATACTCGAAGCTCTACACCATTGGGCGCGCATTGTTATCATCGAGGAGGGGTATCACCCTGAGATTACAGTATGGAAACAAATTCGTTCCATTAACCCGGGGGTATACAAGCTCTATGAGGAACTAACGATGAGCAAGGAGACAATCAAGCAAAGGGTTCAACTCGTGCTGCTTGCTTGTGAATTTTCTGTTATGTCCAAAATGGAACGCTGCTGCAAAGGAATTATCACGGTTCTCGCAGAAAATGAGAAGCCTGTCAGCGTAGAGGAATTGCAGCTTCATCCGCTTCTAATTGAGGTGAGTGCTGAGCTGCCGCTGTTGCTTAACAAGCTAGTGAAGAAGGGGCTTATCAAAGAAGTTGCCGTACCAATGGACGATGACATATCCGAGCTAGAACTCAAATATACAACCCTGTAA
- a CDS encoding glycosyl hydrolase family 18 protein yields the protein MYPPLTEPRARRKKKSIGRIIFLLFIVLLILASGIVYFFFRYLAPNKQHVATDFHDLSKPVFYQGKYFKTSAIGEKDAIKLPLELIQEWIDPTIVFEKSSDSVIITTKDKVLRFKTSELSAFMNEKPYTLSFPVEKKDQEIYVPIDPLQELYHIEIRESDASGAVMLFKQGDHVQWGKMNAQDKTQLRTGASVKMPIVSEAAPDEQVIILGEENGWLQVQQKTGPIGYVKKGAVTLDHEETIPVQKGEEAQFAPKPPEGKLNVTWEHVISKNPDTSKISDMPGLNVISPTWFSLANDTGKVSNSADSAYVKWAHARNYQVWALFSNGFEPDRTSKALSTYDLRMKMIKQLLGFAKTYDLQGFNIDFENVYVKDKENLVQFVREMTPLMHEQGLAVSIDVTPKSSNEMWSVFYDRPALGEVVDYMMLMAYDEYWATSPKSGSVSSLPWAEKSLVQLLDVEKVPSSKVVLGMPFYTRQWTEQTKNGKTVVRSKTLSMEQAQSIIKEKKADTCLFAGCGAELCGIQRWG from the coding sequence TTGTATCCACCTTTGACCGAACCAAGGGCTCGACGCAAAAAAAAATCGATAGGACGGATTATATTCCTGTTATTCATTGTTCTTTTGATACTTGCATCCGGTATCGTATATTTCTTTTTCCGGTACTTGGCGCCTAATAAGCAGCATGTAGCCACCGATTTTCATGATCTAAGCAAACCTGTCTTTTACCAAGGCAAATACTTTAAGACCAGTGCAATTGGTGAAAAAGATGCTATCAAGCTTCCTCTCGAACTTATCCAGGAATGGATTGATCCGACGATTGTCTTTGAGAAGTCAAGCGATTCCGTAATTATAACAACGAAAGACAAGGTTCTGCGTTTTAAAACAAGTGAGCTTTCCGCTTTTATGAATGAGAAACCGTATACATTATCGTTCCCGGTAGAGAAGAAGGATCAAGAGATCTACGTGCCGATTGATCCACTCCAGGAATTGTATCATATCGAAATTAGAGAATCGGATGCATCCGGTGCGGTGATGCTGTTCAAACAAGGCGATCATGTTCAATGGGGGAAAATGAATGCTCAGGACAAAACGCAGCTTCGGACCGGCGCTTCGGTAAAAATGCCAATAGTCTCTGAGGCGGCACCTGACGAGCAGGTCATAATCCTGGGCGAGGAGAATGGCTGGCTCCAAGTCCAGCAGAAAACAGGGCCAATAGGTTATGTTAAAAAGGGTGCCGTTACTCTGGACCACGAAGAAACCATACCTGTTCAAAAAGGTGAAGAAGCGCAATTCGCACCGAAGCCACCTGAGGGCAAACTAAATGTAACATGGGAGCATGTCATATCGAAGAATCCCGACACCTCCAAAATTTCTGACATGCCTGGCCTGAACGTCATTAGTCCCACCTGGTTCTCCTTGGCTAACGACACGGGCAAAGTCAGCAATTCTGCAGATTCCGCTTATGTGAAGTGGGCTCACGCTCGTAATTATCAGGTGTGGGCACTGTTTAGCAATGGTTTTGAGCCGGATCGGACCTCTAAAGCGTTATCTACCTATGATCTGCGCATGAAAATGATTAAACAGCTGCTTGGATTCGCGAAGACTTACGATTTGCAAGGCTTCAATATCGATTTTGAAAATGTATATGTAAAAGACAAAGAGAACCTAGTACAATTCGTTCGGGAAATGACTCCTCTCATGCATGAGCAAGGACTGGCGGTTTCTATTGACGTCACGCCGAAGTCATCCAACGAAATGTGGTCCGTATTTTATGACAGGCCTGCTTTGGGGGAAGTTGTTGACTACATGATGCTTATGGCTTACGACGAATATTGGGCTACCAGTCCCAAATCAGGTTCAGTGTCTTCGTTGCCTTGGGCAGAGAAATCGCTTGTGCAGCTTTTGGATGTAGAGAAGGTTCCATCATCTAAGGTTGTGCTAGGAATGCCATTTTATACACGCCAATGGACAGAACAAACAAAGAATGGCAAAACAGTGGTGAGATCCAAGACGCTCTCCATGGAACAAGCTCAGTCCATCATCAAAGAGAAAAAAGCTGACACCTGTCTTTTTGCCGGATGCGGGGCAGAATTATGTGGAATTCAAAGATGGGGATAA